One window of Bacillus sp. THAF10 genomic DNA carries:
- the sleB gene encoding spore cortex-lytic enzyme translates to MFLISTCMLFSINQNVANAFSEQIIQKGATGNDVVELQARLQYNGYYHAKIDGVYGWSTYWAVKNFQQEFRLDDVDGLVGPKTKDMLERATKFNKQWVHQQIKSGKRFTHYGGMPLKYQVAPSEVTLQKAKQGAQNKWQQQKAQFKQPAKQQQQQPGQQKQPQQPQPSEQPKQPEQQPAPAPQEQAPEEQQQAPEEQQAEDEGEAQSATNMPGGFSENDIQLMANAVYGESRGEPYEGQIAVAAVILNRINSPTFPNTVSGVIFEPLAFTAVADGQIWLTPNDTAKRAVVDAINGMDPSEGATYYFNPNTATSGWIWGRPQIKRIGKHIFCE, encoded by the coding sequence ATGTTTCTAATTAGCACATGTATGTTGTTTTCGATAAATCAGAATGTGGCAAATGCCTTTTCTGAGCAGATTATCCAAAAAGGGGCAACAGGAAATGATGTTGTCGAGCTGCAAGCACGCCTCCAATACAATGGCTATTATCATGCGAAAATTGATGGAGTGTATGGCTGGTCAACCTATTGGGCTGTTAAAAATTTTCAACAAGAATTTCGTTTAGATGATGTAGATGGACTTGTTGGCCCAAAAACAAAAGACATGTTAGAAAGAGCGACCAAGTTTAATAAGCAATGGGTTCATCAACAAATAAAATCTGGTAAAAGGTTTACTCATTATGGTGGCATGCCATTGAAATACCAGGTTGCGCCATCTGAGGTAACCCTTCAAAAAGCAAAGCAAGGGGCTCAAAATAAATGGCAGCAGCAAAAAGCACAGTTTAAGCAACCTGCAAAGCAACAGCAGCAACAGCCTGGTCAGCAGAAGCAACCACAACAACCACAGCCATCAGAACAACCAAAGCAACCTGAGCAGCAACCAGCACCAGCTCCACAAGAACAAGCACCAGAGGAGCAACAGCAAGCACCTGAGGAGCAGCAAGCAGAGGATGAGGGGGAAGCTCAAAGTGCAACAAACATGCCTGGTGGATTCTCTGAAAATGATATTCAACTGATGGCAAATGCTGTGTATGGCGAATCACGTGGTGAGCCTTATGAAGGTCAAATTGCTGTAGCTGCAGTAATTCTAAACCGCATCAATTCTCCTACTTTCCCAAATACAGTTTCTGGTGTAATTTTTGAGCCACTAGCATTTACAGCAGTGGCGGACGGACAGATTTGGTTAACGCCAAATGACACTGCAAAACGAGCAGTAGTAGATGCTATCAATGGAATGGATCCTTCTGAGGGGGCAACCTATTATTTTAATCCTAATACTGCAACTAGTGGTTGGATTTGGGGTCGTCCACAAATTAAGCGGATTGGAAAACATATATTCTGTGAATAA
- the prsW gene encoding glutamic-type intramembrane protease PrsW: protein MLAVFSAGIAPGLALLSYFYLKDTFKKEPITYVFKIFLFGVLLVFPLMFIQYIIELELHVTSQFVKAFLLSGLLEEFFKWFILIYLVYQNIHFDEHYDGIVYGVAVSLGFATAENILFLLANGIELAFGRAVLPVSSHALFGVIMGYYLGKGKFHVSIKQKRVWILFSLMIPIFLHGMYDMIILSQKYWGLYMVPFMIFLWWLGLRKVKLANTVEI, encoded by the coding sequence ATGCTGGCAGTTTTCTCCGCCGGAATTGCACCTGGTTTGGCATTATTGTCTTATTTTTACTTAAAAGATACGTTTAAAAAAGAACCAATAACTTATGTGTTTAAAATCTTCTTGTTTGGTGTCTTACTGGTGTTTCCACTAATGTTTATTCAATATATCATCGAGCTTGAGCTCCATGTCACCTCTCAGTTTGTAAAGGCCTTTCTCCTATCTGGACTCTTAGAAGAATTCTTTAAATGGTTCATTTTAATATACTTAGTTTACCAGAACATACACTTTGATGAACACTATGATGGTATTGTTTATGGAGTTGCTGTTTCCCTCGGCTTTGCTACAGCAGAGAATATTCTGTTTCTCCTTGCAAATGGGATAGAACTCGCATTTGGAAGAGCAGTTTTGCCAGTTTCTAGTCATGCTCTCTTTGGTGTTATTATGGGATATTACTTAGGGAAGGGTAAGTTTCATGTCAGTATAAAACAAAAAAGAGTATGGATTCTCTTTTCTTTGATGATACCAATATTTCTTCATGGGATGTACGACATGATTATTTTATCTCAAAAGTACTGGGGTCTTTATATGGTGCCTTTTATGATTTTCTTATGGTGGCTGGGACTTCGAAAAGTAAAGCTCGCCAATACAGTGGAAATATAA
- a CDS encoding asparaginase — translation MIIHTGGTISMSEDEQTGSVSPGNQNPLITSPLIVDEHIEMESHELFNLPSPHITSNHMLTLTQFIDQAAVEKEIEGFVITHGTDTLEETAFFLDLTVQTRLPIVLTGAMRSSNEIGSDGPYNLLSALKVAASPEASNKGVLVVLNDEIHTAKNVTKTHTSNIATFQSPQYGPIGIVTKRGVFFHHSPVNEDKYQVSSIEKKVMLLKAYAGMDASIFHLLKEMKVDGVVLEALGQGNVPPKAVDGIKALKEAGIPVVMVSRCFNGIVQDIYGYDGGGRKLKELGVIFSNGLNGQKARIKLMIALESTTDTHNLQKLFLK, via the coding sequence ATGATTATTCATACAGGTGGAACGATTTCAATGTCAGAGGATGAACAAACCGGATCTGTATCACCTGGGAATCAAAACCCACTTATTACAAGCCCTTTAATCGTTGATGAGCATATTGAAATGGAAAGTCATGAATTGTTTAATCTCCCTTCCCCACATATTACAAGCAATCATATGTTAACGCTTACTCAATTTATCGATCAGGCTGCTGTTGAAAAAGAAATTGAAGGATTTGTCATCACTCATGGGACGGATACACTGGAAGAAACTGCTTTTTTTCTTGATTTGACGGTGCAAACACGTTTGCCCATTGTTTTAACTGGAGCCATGAGATCGAGCAATGAAATTGGTTCAGATGGCCCATATAATCTACTTTCAGCCCTAAAGGTTGCTGCAAGCCCGGAAGCTAGTAATAAAGGAGTATTGGTTGTATTAAATGATGAAATACACACAGCCAAAAACGTAACGAAGACACACACCTCCAATATCGCAACCTTTCAAAGCCCTCAATACGGACCAATTGGAATCGTAACGAAACGAGGTGTTTTTTTCCATCACTCTCCGGTAAACGAGGATAAATATCAAGTTTCTTCCATAGAAAAAAAAGTGATGCTTTTAAAAGCATATGCAGGAATGGACGCAAGCATTTTTCATTTATTAAAAGAAATGAAAGTAGATGGTGTAGTCCTTGAGGCATTAGGACAAGGAAATGTCCCTCCTAAAGCAGTGGATGGAATCAAAGCGCTGAAAGAAGCAGGCATTCCTGTTGTGATGGTTTCGCGTTGCTTTAATGGAATTGTACAGGATATCTATGGTTATGATGGCGGTGGACGGAAGCTTAAAGAGCTAGGCGTCATTTTCTCTAACGGCTTGAATGGCCAAAAAGCAAGAATAAAACTAATGATTGCCCTAGAAAGTACAACAGATACCCATAACCTTCAGAAGCTATTTCTTAAATAG
- a CDS encoding YpdA family putative bacillithiol disulfide reductase, whose protein sequence is MIQRDIIIVGGGPCGLAAAIALKEKGYSPLVIEKGNIVNAIYHYPTHQTFFSSSEKLEIGNVPFITENRKPVRMQALTYYREVVKRKEIEINSYEKVEKVEKQEDGRFIVITSKESYVTSNVIIATGYYDNHNKLNVPGADLKKVSHYFKEGHPYFHKKVAVLGGKNSSVDAAIELVKADADVTVIYRGASYSPSVKPWILPEFDALVRNGTIRMEFEANIKEIKQKELTFINKEKEEVTIENDYVFAMIGYHPDHSFLTKMGVKIDEDSGRPSFNEETMETNVEGIFIAGVIAAGNNANEIFIENGRFHGGMIAECIQKRAAHS, encoded by the coding sequence TTGATCCAAAGAGATATCATCATCGTAGGAGGAGGTCCTTGCGGGCTTGCTGCAGCAATAGCCCTTAAGGAAAAAGGTTATTCCCCGCTTGTAATAGAAAAAGGCAATATTGTAAATGCCATTTATCATTACCCAACACATCAAACCTTTTTCAGCTCAAGCGAAAAGCTTGAAATTGGAAACGTACCATTCATTACAGAAAACAGAAAGCCTGTCCGCATGCAGGCCTTAACGTACTATCGGGAAGTCGTAAAGCGTAAAGAGATTGAAATAAACAGCTATGAAAAAGTAGAGAAAGTGGAGAAACAAGAGGACGGGAGGTTTATTGTCATTACCTCTAAAGAGAGCTATGTGACTTCTAACGTCATTATCGCTACTGGCTACTATGACAACCATAATAAGCTTAACGTGCCAGGGGCTGATTTAAAGAAGGTTTCGCATTACTTTAAAGAGGGTCATCCTTACTTTCATAAAAAAGTGGCAGTCCTTGGAGGGAAAAACTCAAGCGTTGATGCAGCCATTGAATTGGTAAAGGCGGATGCTGATGTAACGGTTATCTACCGAGGAGCTTCTTACTCTCCTAGTGTAAAACCATGGATACTTCCTGAATTTGATGCACTAGTTCGCAATGGCACGATTCGAATGGAATTTGAAGCTAATATTAAAGAAATAAAACAAAAAGAACTCACTTTTATCAACAAAGAAAAAGAAGAAGTTACGATTGAAAATGATTATGTCTTTGCTATGATAGGCTACCACCCAGACCATTCTTTTTTAACAAAAATGGGAGTAAAGATTGATGAAGATTCTGGTCGACCTTCCTTTAATGAAGAAACAATGGAAACAAATGTGGAGGGTATCTTTATTGCTGGTGTTATTGCAGCAGGTAACAATGCAAATGAAATCTTTATTGAAAATGGCCGTTTCCATGGTGGAATGATTGCCGAATGTATACAAAAAAGAGCAGCCCACTCATAA
- a CDS encoding Glu/Leu/Phe/Val dehydrogenase has protein sequence MVAEKSNEQKNSNEDKLDVLKSTQVVIHKALERLGYPEEVYELLKEPMRLLTVKIPVRMDDGSVKIFTGYRAQHNDAVGPTKGGIRFHPNVTEKEVKALSIWMSLKCGIVDLPYGGGKGGIVCDPREMSFRELERLSRGYVRAISQIVGPTKDIPAPDVFTNSQIMAWMMDEYSRIDEFNSPGFITGKPLVLGGSHGRESATAKGVTICIREAAKKKGISIEGARVVVQGFGNAGSYLAKFMHDAGAKVVGISDAYGGLYDPNGLDIDYLLDRRDSFGTVTKLFNNTITNKELLELECDILVPAAIENQITEDNAHNIRAKIVVEAANGPTTIEATQILTDRGVLLVPDVLASAGGVTVSYFEWVQNNQGFYWTEEEVEERLENVMVKSFNNVYETAQSRRVDMRLSAYMVGARKMAEASRFRGWI, from the coding sequence ATGGTAGCCGAAAAAAGCAATGAACAGAAAAACTCTAACGAAGATAAGTTAGATGTATTGAAATCGACACAAGTTGTGATACATAAAGCATTAGAGAGGCTAGGCTATCCTGAAGAAGTTTATGAACTGCTAAAAGAACCAATGCGTTTACTTACCGTGAAAATTCCAGTAAGAATGGATGATGGCTCTGTCAAAATCTTTACGGGGTACCGTGCTCAGCACAATGACGCTGTCGGACCTACAAAAGGTGGCATTCGTTTTCATCCAAACGTTACGGAAAAAGAAGTGAAAGCTCTTTCTATCTGGATGAGTTTAAAATGTGGTATTGTGGACCTTCCTTATGGAGGAGGGAAAGGCGGTATAGTATGTGATCCGCGTGAAATGTCCTTCCGTGAATTGGAAAGACTAAGCCGAGGATATGTACGTGCGATTAGTCAGATTGTAGGACCGACAAAGGATATTCCAGCACCTGACGTATTCACTAACTCGCAAATTATGGCTTGGATGATGGATGAATATAGCAGAATTGATGAATTTAACTCTCCTGGATTTATTACTGGTAAACCTTTAGTATTAGGAGGTTCTCATGGTAGAGAATCTGCAACAGCAAAAGGGGTAACCATTTGTATACGAGAAGCAGCAAAAAAGAAAGGCATCAGCATTGAAGGAGCACGTGTTGTCGTTCAAGGCTTCGGAAATGCTGGAAGTTACCTAGCAAAATTCATGCATGATGCAGGAGCAAAAGTTGTTGGAATTTCCGATGCCTACGGTGGTTTATATGATCCAAATGGTCTTGATATAGATTACCTCCTAGACCGTCGTGACAGCTTTGGAACAGTAACGAAACTATTTAATAATACTATTACAAATAAAGAGTTATTGGAGCTTGAATGTGATATTTTAGTTCCTGCAGCAATTGAAAACCAAATTACCGAAGATAATGCACACAACATCCGTGCAAAAATCGTTGTAGAGGCTGCTAACGGTCCAACGACAATTGAAGCTACTCAAATTTTGACAGACCGTGGTGTGCTTTTAGTTCCTGATGTGCTAGCTAGTGCTGGTGGTGTGACGGTATCTTACTTTGAATGGGTACAAAACAACCAAGGTTTCTACTGGACTGAAGAGGAAGTAGAAGAAAGACTGGAAAATGTAATGGTTAAATCCTTTAACAATGTTTACGAAACAGCTCAAAGCCGAAGAGTGGATATGAGATTATCTGCTTATATGGTTGGTGCTCGAAAAATGGCAGAAGCCTCCCGTTTCAGAGGCTGGATTTAA
- a CDS encoding genetic competence negative regulator, with amino-acid sequence MRLERLNYNKIKIFLTFDDLEERGLTKEDLWKDSHKVHQLFRDMIDEASEELGFEVNGSINVEVYALQAQGMVVIVTSSDEEDMDDEFSEEYIEMQVTVDESQELFYVFQSFDHLIDLAKRLKSFQVNGGTIFSYEGMFYLLFEEQLDLGLEIDTMIALLSEYGTPSTMTTHRIEEYGKTIMKENAMKQLITYFG; translated from the coding sequence ATGCGGCTGGAACGCTTAAACTATAATAAGATTAAGATTTTCCTTACATTTGATGACTTGGAAGAGCGTGGGTTGACGAAAGAGGATCTCTGGAAGGATTCGCATAAAGTTCACCAGCTGTTTCGGGATATGATTGATGAGGCAAGTGAGGAACTTGGCTTTGAAGTAAATGGCTCCATCAATGTCGAGGTATATGCCTTACAAGCACAGGGGATGGTCGTGATTGTGACCTCTTCTGATGAAGAAGACATGGATGATGAATTTAGTGAAGAATATATTGAAATGCAAGTTACAGTAGATGAAAGTCAAGAGTTATTCTATGTGTTTCAATCCTTTGATCATCTTATTGATTTAGCTAAAAGGCTAAAGAGTTTTCAGGTGAATGGTGGAACAATTTTTTCCTACGAAGGTATGTTTTATCTGTTATTTGAGGAACAATTGGATTTGGGTTTAGAAATTGATACTATGATTGCTCTTTTATCCGAGTATGGGACGCCTTCAACAATGACGACTCATAGAATTGAAGAGTATGGGAAGACAATAATGAAAGAAAATGCGATGAAGCAATTGATTACTTATTTTGGGTAA
- a CDS encoding MerR family transcriptional regulator: MANNEGKYNIKAASKKLGIQPGTLRAWERRYQIIAPVRNESGHRLYTEEHMRILTWLIQKVNKGFTISQAVALLEKNNYALIDADTASANDKQEDLSSDLLHQLLSALLEFDEGTAHELMDRIFSLYSVDKVLVDILGTLLVKIGDMWEKNEITSAHEHFASAFLRSRIGIILHGLPVNGFLPKTVSVCGPGEWHELGLLIYTLFVRRKGFETIYLGTSIADDDIHIVLEEVKPKFLFLSCTLSSNLPKTLELVDKLGQQYKDLIIGLGGHAVDMMSQAKKTAYQKHLIGSSMKEWEEWLRVRVN; the protein is encoded by the coding sequence ATGGCAAATAATGAAGGCAAGTACAATATTAAAGCAGCATCAAAAAAATTAGGTATACAACCAGGTACGCTTCGGGCATGGGAACGCAGATATCAAATCATTGCTCCTGTAAGAAATGAGTCTGGTCACCGTCTATATACCGAGGAGCATATGAGAATTCTCACATGGCTCATCCAAAAAGTAAACAAAGGCTTTACCATTAGTCAAGCAGTAGCATTGTTAGAGAAAAATAATTATGCTCTAATAGATGCTGATACTGCGAGCGCCAACGATAAACAGGAGGACCTTTCCTCAGACTTGTTACACCAGCTTCTTTCTGCACTCTTGGAGTTTGATGAGGGTACTGCCCACGAGTTAATGGATAGAATTTTTAGCCTCTATTCCGTTGATAAAGTATTGGTAGATATTCTTGGGACGCTTTTAGTAAAAATAGGTGATATGTGGGAAAAGAATGAAATTACAAGTGCTCATGAACATTTTGCTTCTGCTTTTTTACGCTCGCGAATTGGAATCATTTTACACGGGTTACCTGTTAATGGATTTTTACCTAAAACCGTTTCGGTATGCGGACCTGGAGAATGGCATGAGCTCGGCTTATTAATCTACACACTTTTTGTAAGAAGGAAGGGTTTTGAAACCATCTATTTAGGTACAAGTATCGCTGATGATGATATTCACATCGTATTGGAAGAAGTGAAGCCTAAATTTCTCTTTTTATCTTGCACGCTTTCAAGCAACCTGCCTAAAACCTTGGAACTTGTTGATAAATTAGGTCAGCAATATAAAGACCTCATCATCGGATTAGGTGGACATGCGGTTGATATGATGTCACAAGCAAAGAAAACAGCGTATCAGAAACATTTAATCGGCAGTTCTATGAAGGAATGGGAAGAGTGGTTAAGAGTTAGAGTGAATTAA
- a CDS encoding metallophosphoesterase, which produces MILTLVAFAIGVLGLILLLYMYQLAKQENIKKHTLSFPEFPKSFGSVTIFFISDIHKRSISESFIDSIKDKVDVVIIGGDLTEKNVPLERVSENINKLKQLGLTFFVWGNNDYEIDYHELDALLLQNGVKILDNSSYLFESEAGDKLELIGVDDLVHQRDRLDLAMENTSDDSFKILISHEPQIVTKFSKEAGISLVLSGHTHGGQIRIFGFGPHEKGGIKHLSHTTLLVSNGFGTTLVPFRLGAEPETHLIKITTK; this is translated from the coding sequence ATGATATTGACACTTGTTGCCTTTGCGATAGGAGTTCTAGGTTTAATACTGCTCTTATACATGTATCAGTTAGCAAAACAAGAAAATATAAAAAAACATACCTTGTCATTTCCGGAGTTTCCAAAAAGCTTTGGTAGTGTTACTATTTTTTTTATTTCTGATATTCATAAACGGTCTATTTCAGAAAGCTTTATCGACAGCATAAAAGATAAAGTAGATGTGGTCATTATTGGAGGAGACCTTACAGAGAAAAATGTTCCTCTTGAGCGGGTGTCAGAAAATATTAACAAGTTAAAACAACTCGGTCTAACGTTTTTTGTCTGGGGCAACAATGATTATGAAATAGATTATCATGAGCTCGATGCACTGCTACTCCAAAATGGAGTGAAGATTCTTGATAACAGTAGTTATTTATTTGAATCAGAAGCAGGAGATAAGTTAGAGCTTATTGGAGTGGATGACCTTGTACATCAACGAGATAGACTGGATCTCGCGATGGAAAATACTAGTGATGACAGCTTTAAAATCTTAATAAGTCATGAACCTCAAATAGTAACGAAGTTCTCAAAAGAAGCAGGGATTAGCTTAGTACTTTCCGGTCATACCCATGGAGGACAGATAAGAATCTTTGGATTTGGTCCTCATGAAAAGGGAGGCATTAAACACCTCTCCCACACAACGTTACTTGTAAGCAATGGTTTTGGAACTACCCTTGTTCCTTTTAGATTAGGAGCGGAGCCTGAAACCCACTTGATAAAAATAACGACAAAATAA
- a CDS encoding DUF2663 family protein, with protein MKMEPTISSLNHHTDEATKRTLQLLVEKKRKFDGFKKREYRWRIACCVTLGIFIMYIYIFIVQNAYSAANGFSYFFDRSIHFWVVMFIGFQLGMIKYLLYKKDKSEKEYHELRKELIRRSDDYWPIPSDWKQRHQVFDMMKKQFDINLYHETK; from the coding sequence ATGAAGATGGAACCAACGATAAGTTCACTAAACCATCATACAGACGAGGCGACAAAACGAACACTCCAGCTGTTAGTCGAAAAAAAAAGAAAGTTTGATGGATTTAAAAAAAGAGAATACAGGTGGCGCATAGCATGCTGTGTGACACTTGGGATCTTTATTATGTATATCTACATTTTTATCGTACAAAATGCGTACTCAGCAGCAAACGGGTTCTCTTATTTTTTTGATCGTTCCATTCACTTTTGGGTGGTTATGTTTATTGGTTTTCAGCTTGGAATGATAAAATACCTTCTTTACAAAAAAGACAAATCAGAAAAAGAGTATCATGAACTTAGGAAGGAATTAATTCGTCGAAGTGATGATTACTGGCCAATTCCAAGTGATTGGAAGCAAAGGCATCAGGTATTTGATATGATGAAAAAACAATTTGATATTAACCTCTATCATGAAACGAAGTAA
- a CDS encoding LysM peptidoglycan-binding domain-containing protein, with the protein MNSNKGYDQADGLREEVQREAERLPSRSELHAHKHRKSTKTKWKVSFPFVRLMGILFLLIPITILAIHFNGQDSNVLSKLFTPPVKNVEPISMPVTAAAETDQSKEEDIQDTEEEPVKESNDVEDEVTTVSDTDTNNKSSQEETETTTSNETVTESEEESETSTEEVEEEAHQESNVEYIEHLVQENETLYRISMKYYGSREGEQIIIDHNNLTNGQVNVGQTLIIPKNR; encoded by the coding sequence ATGAACAGTAATAAAGGATATGACCAGGCAGATGGATTAAGGGAAGAAGTACAAAGAGAAGCAGAAAGGCTACCTTCTAGAAGTGAACTACATGCGCACAAACATAGAAAATCCACCAAAACCAAATGGAAGGTGAGTTTTCCGTTTGTTCGCTTAATGGGGATCCTTTTCTTACTTATTCCTATCACGATCTTGGCCATCCACTTTAATGGCCAGGACTCCAATGTGTTAAGTAAGCTATTTACACCACCTGTAAAGAATGTAGAGCCAATTTCCATGCCGGTGACAGCAGCAGCTGAAACGGATCAGTCGAAAGAGGAAGATATTCAAGACACCGAGGAAGAACCTGTGAAGGAAAGTAATGATGTTGAAGACGAAGTAACTACTGTTAGCGATACTGATACAAATAATAAATCCTCACAAGAAGAAACGGAAACAACTACTAGCAACGAGACCGTCACTGAATCTGAAGAAGAATCAGAAACGTCAACAGAAGAAGTGGAAGAGGAAGCTCATCAAGAATCGAACGTTGAATATATAGAGCATCTTGTACAAGAAAATGAAACCCTTTATCGAATATCTATGAAATACTATGGATCAAGAGAGGGAGAACAAATCATTATCGATCATAATAACTTAACAAATGGACAAGTTAATGTGGGTCAAACGTTGATAATTCCAAAGAATAGATAA
- a CDS encoding CPBP family intramembrane glutamic endopeptidase, translating to MKNNQAELVKQMSPKELLFHLYLSQLVFLVLGIIAAFFLFDDYRAFIGILQWHVWDIFVLGTALAFTVVLLDIMVMKFASKELFDDGGINEKMFQTRTIPHILWLAFIISVSEELLFRGVIQTHAGIWIASVLFAILHIRYLNKWFLFLSVLVVSFLLGVIYEWTNNLLVTIWAHFLIDALLAVKIRIDYLRKQNGIYNRPSIQEERDENRSGQNEQ from the coding sequence GTGAAAAATAATCAAGCAGAATTAGTAAAACAAATGTCACCAAAAGAGCTTCTTTTTCACCTATACTTATCACAGCTTGTGTTTTTAGTATTAGGCATCATAGCAGCATTTTTCCTCTTTGACGACTATAGAGCTTTTATTGGGATCCTGCAATGGCATGTTTGGGACATTTTTGTACTAGGTACAGCACTAGCATTCACCGTTGTTCTTTTGGATATCATGGTGATGAAATTTGCCTCAAAAGAGCTCTTTGATGATGGTGGAATTAATGAGAAGATGTTTCAAACTAGAACCATTCCTCATATCCTTTGGCTAGCATTTATCATTTCGGTATCTGAGGAGCTATTATTCCGAGGGGTGATTCAGACTCATGCAGGTATCTGGATTGCAAGTGTTCTTTTTGCAATCCTTCATATACGTTATTTGAATAAGTGGTTTCTATTTTTATCAGTTCTAGTTGTTAGTTTTCTTTTAGGTGTGATTTATGAATGGACCAACAATCTCCTTGTAACAATTTGGGCTCATTTCTTAATTGATGCTTTGTTGGCTGTGAAAATAAGAATAGATTATTTAAGGAAACAAAACGGAATTTATAATCGGCCTTCTATACAAGAAGAGCGTGATGAAAATAGGAGTGGACAGAATGAACAGTAA
- a CDS encoding ATP-dependent DNA helicase RecQ — translation MDLEKLLLAKTGFSSFKSGQKEIIEDVLHKKDVMALLPTGGGKSLCYRLAAYGLEGSVVIVSPLLSLMEDQVQQFKAQGEKSVIAINSFLTYQEKERLLREDLFNFKFIFVSPEMLQVDKWMKKLQALRIALFVVDEAHCVSQWGHDFRTDYLKLGRVKEALGSPPVLALTATATFAVLEDMKTILCMKNPIKHIHSLDRPNIALQVEEVESNVDKRDRLLELVQNLQSPGIVYFSSRTKAEEVCAFLEEQGVNKIAFYHAGLPQEQRILLQQQFILDQLDIILCTSAFGMGINKTNVRYVIHYHQPTQLESYVQEIGRAGRGGAESIAILLRSAEDYRMPAFMIENELPDPAWVQNILQELLTGEEEITEAPESLLKEWIQRFPDQEAHCRYLKYQLDVILEKLGPLTQTSFSSFMALLSGNIESRTISKLEKLEFFNGWIDSTDCRRKQLLSYFDEIMNSSPMKCCDRCGLELTHYFHKEREERGKNVQMKWRDLLKTICWQEVEP, via the coding sequence ATGGATCTAGAAAAACTGTTACTAGCTAAGACTGGATTTTCTTCTTTTAAGTCAGGACAAAAGGAAATCATAGAGGATGTTCTTCACAAAAAGGATGTCATGGCCCTTCTCCCAACAGGAGGAGGTAAATCCCTTTGTTATCGTCTTGCTGCTTACGGACTGGAAGGTTCGGTTGTCATTGTCTCACCACTTCTATCTCTAATGGAAGACCAAGTTCAGCAGTTTAAAGCACAAGGAGAGAAAAGTGTAATTGCCATAAATTCCTTTCTTACGTACCAAGAAAAAGAGCGACTGCTACGTGAAGACCTTTTTAATTTCAAATTTATCTTTGTTTCTCCTGAGATGTTGCAGGTGGATAAATGGATGAAAAAATTGCAGGCATTAAGAATTGCGCTTTTTGTTGTAGATGAAGCACATTGTGTTTCTCAGTGGGGGCATGATTTTCGTACCGATTATTTAAAGCTGGGGAGAGTAAAAGAAGCACTTGGCTCTCCCCCTGTCCTCGCACTAACAGCAACAGCAACCTTCGCGGTGCTTGAGGACATGAAGACTATTTTGTGTATGAAAAATCCCATCAAGCATATCCACTCTCTTGACAGACCAAACATAGCACTGCAAGTAGAAGAGGTAGAAAGTAACGTTGATAAGCGTGACAGGCTATTGGAACTAGTGCAAAATCTGCAGTCTCCGGGGATTGTTTATTTTTCAAGCCGGACAAAGGCAGAGGAGGTTTGTGCTTTTCTAGAGGAACAAGGGGTGAACAAAATTGCTTTTTATCATGCAGGTTTACCGCAGGAACAAAGAATTCTATTGCAGCAACAATTTATTTTAGATCAGCTAGACATTATCCTCTGTACAAGTGCATTTGGAATGGGAATAAATAAAACAAATGTACGCTATGTCATTCATTATCATCAACCAACCCAGCTAGAGTCATACGTGCAGGAAATTGGTCGGGCAGGTAGAGGTGGAGCGGAGAGTATCGCCATTCTTCTAAGAAGCGCAGAGGATTATAGAATGCCAGCTTTTATGATAGAAAATGAACTGCCAGACCCTGCGTGGGTTCAGAACATTTTGCAAGAGCTATTGACTGGCGAGGAGGAAATCACGGAAGCTCCTGAGTCCCTTTTGAAGGAGTGGATTCAAAGGTTTCCAGATCAAGAAGCACACTGTCGGTATTTAAAATATCAGCTGGATGTTATCCTTGAAAAGCTTGGACCACTTACTCAAACATCATTCTCCTCCTTTATGGCATTACTTTCAGGTAATATAGAGAGTCGTACGATTTCTAAATTAGAGAAGTTGGAATTTTTTAACGGTTGGATTGATTCCACTGATTGTAGAAGGAAGCAATTATTAAGTTATTTTGATGAAATAATGAATTCAAGCCCTATGAAATGTTGTGATAGATGTGGGTTAGAACTAACACACTATTTTCACAAGGAAAGGGAAGAACGTGGGAAAAACGTGCAAATGAAATGGCGTGACCTTTTAAAAACGATATGTTGGCAGGAAGTTGAACCGTGA